The following proteins are encoded in a genomic region of Pseudomonas sp. Os17:
- a CDS encoding glutamate/aspartate ABC transporter substrate-binding protein, whose amino-acid sequence MRIVPHLLGAAIAAALISTPVFAAELTGTLKKIKESGTITLGHRDASIPFSYIADASGVPVGYSHDIQLKIVEAIKKDLDMPDLKVKYNLVTSQTRIPLVQNGTVDVECGSTTNNVERQQQVDFSVGIFEIGTRLLSKKDSTYKDFADLKGKNVVTTAGTTSERILKAMNADKQMGMNVISAKDHGESFQMLESGRAVAFMMDDALLAGEMAKAKKPTDWAVTGTPQSYEIYGCMVRKGDAPFKKAVDDAIVATYKSGEINKIYDKWFQSPIPPKGLNLMFPMSDELKALIANPTDKAADDKKS is encoded by the coding sequence ATGCGCATCGTTCCCCATCTGTTGGGCGCAGCTATCGCTGCCGCTCTGATTAGCACTCCAGTTTTCGCTGCCGAGCTCACCGGCACACTGAAGAAAATCAAAGAGTCCGGCACCATCACCCTCGGACATCGCGACGCTTCCATCCCGTTTTCCTACATCGCTGACGCTTCTGGCGTGCCAGTGGGCTACTCCCACGACATCCAGCTGAAAATCGTCGAAGCGATCAAGAAAGACCTCGACATGCCTGACCTGAAGGTCAAGTACAACCTGGTAACCTCCCAGACCCGTATCCCGCTGGTGCAGAACGGCACCGTGGACGTCGAGTGCGGCTCCACCACCAACAACGTCGAGCGCCAGCAACAGGTCGACTTCTCGGTCGGCATCTTCGAAATCGGTACCCGTCTGCTGTCCAAAAAGGACTCGACCTACAAGGATTTCGCTGATCTGAAAGGCAAGAACGTGGTGACCACCGCCGGTACCACGTCCGAGCGCATCCTCAAGGCCATGAACGCCGACAAGCAGATGGGCATGAACGTGATCTCCGCCAAGGACCACGGTGAGTCGTTCCAGATGCTGGAATCGGGTCGTGCCGTCGCCTTCATGATGGACGACGCGTTGCTGGCCGGTGAAATGGCCAAGGCCAAGAAGCCCACTGACTGGGCCGTGACCGGTACCCCGCAGTCCTACGAAATCTACGGCTGCATGGTGCGCAAGGGCGATGCCCCGTTCAAGAAAGCCGTGGACGACGCCATCGTTGCCACCTACAAGTCTGGCGAAATCAACAAGATCTACGACAAGTGGTTCCAATCGCCGATTCCGCCAAAAGGCCTGAACCTGATGTTCCCGATGAGCGACGAGCTCAAGGCCCTGATCGCCAACCCGACCGACAAAGCGGCTGACGATAAAAAGTCCTGA
- a CDS encoding amino acid ABC transporter permease, producing the protein MNYNWDWGVFFKSTGVGSETYLDWFISGLGWTIAIAVVAWIIALLLGSILGVMRTVPNRLVSGIATVYVEIFRNVPLLVQLFIWYFLVPDLLPENLQEWYKQDLNPTTSAYLSVVVCLGLFTAARVCEQVRTGIQALPRGQESAARAMGFSLPQIYWNVLLPQAYRIIIPPLTSEFLNVFKNSSVASLIGLMELLAQTKQTAEFSANLFEAFTLATLIYFTLNMSLMLLMRLVEKKVSVPGLISVGGK; encoded by the coding sequence ATGAATTACAACTGGGACTGGGGCGTGTTCTTCAAGTCCACCGGCGTGGGCAGCGAGACCTATCTCGACTGGTTCATCAGCGGCCTGGGCTGGACCATCGCCATCGCCGTGGTGGCCTGGATCATCGCGCTGCTGCTGGGGTCGATCCTGGGCGTCATGCGTACCGTGCCGAACCGTCTGGTGTCGGGCATCGCCACCGTCTACGTGGAGATCTTCCGTAACGTGCCGCTGCTGGTGCAGCTGTTCATCTGGTACTTCCTGGTACCCGACCTGCTGCCGGAAAACCTTCAGGAGTGGTACAAGCAGGACCTCAACCCGACCACCTCGGCCTACCTGAGCGTTGTCGTGTGCCTGGGCCTGTTCACCGCCGCCCGAGTCTGCGAACAGGTACGTACCGGTATCCAGGCGCTGCCCCGCGGCCAGGAATCCGCCGCCCGCGCCATGGGCTTCTCGCTGCCGCAGATCTACTGGAACGTGCTGCTGCCCCAGGCCTACCGGATCATCATTCCGCCGCTCACCTCGGAGTTTCTCAACGTCTTCAAGAACTCCTCGGTGGCGTCCCTGATCGGCCTGATGGAGCTGCTGGCCCAGACCAAACAGACCGCCGAGTTCTCGGCCAACCTGTTCGAGGCCTTCACCCTGGCCACCCTGATCTACTTCACCTTGAACATGAGCCTGATGCTGCTGATGCGCCTGGTAGAGAAAAAAGTCTCGGTCCCCGGCCTGATCTCCGTGGGGGGTAAATAA
- a CDS encoding EamA family transporter → MTLTVVLLVAFSILLDVIGQLCFKLGLDRLPELEGGFRLNAFWGQVFNAPLLWCGIGAYAIEFFVWLEALSRAPLSLLFPAAALAYCGVVLAGKVVLGETVSRRRWLGTLVITAGVMLVCVAST, encoded by the coding sequence GTGACCCTGACCGTTGTTCTGCTGGTGGCCTTTTCAATCCTCCTGGACGTGATCGGCCAACTCTGTTTCAAGCTCGGCCTCGACCGCCTGCCGGAGCTGGAAGGCGGCTTTCGCCTGAATGCCTTCTGGGGCCAGGTGTTCAACGCGCCCCTGCTGTGGTGCGGCATCGGCGCCTACGCCATCGAGTTCTTCGTCTGGCTCGAAGCCCTGTCCCGGGCGCCCCTGAGCCTGTTGTTCCCGGCTGCGGCCCTGGCCTATTGCGGCGTGGTACTGGCGGGCAAGGTGGTGCTGGGCGAGACCGTCAGCCGCCGGCGCTGGCTGGGCACCCTGGTGATCACCGCCGGGGTGATGCTGGTGTGCGTGGCCAGTACCTGA
- a CDS encoding EamA family transporter has protein sequence MSSNTSHGWLHERLGTIVLWALLIGFESAGQIATKVGGDQLGQMDFNLQWLAAVAVNPGVLLAIACYIGAFFVWMLILRRSSLSLAFPLSSLVFVVVLLGSWLGLGEQISLLHWIGVFVIIGGIALLAEGEEA, from the coding sequence ATGAGTTCGAACACCTCCCACGGCTGGCTGCACGAGCGTCTGGGCACCATCGTGCTCTGGGCCCTGCTGATCGGCTTCGAGAGCGCCGGGCAGATCGCCACCAAGGTCGGCGGCGATCAGTTGGGGCAGATGGATTTCAACCTGCAATGGCTGGCGGCCGTGGCGGTCAATCCGGGTGTGCTGCTGGCGATTGCCTGCTACATCGGCGCGTTTTTCGTGTGGATGCTGATCCTGCGTCGCAGCAGCCTGTCCCTGGCCTTCCCCTTGAGTTCCCTGGTGTTCGTGGTGGTCCTGCTGGGGTCGTGGCTGGGCCTGGGCGAACAGATCAGCCTGCTGCACTGGATCGGCGTCTTCGTGATCATCGGCGGGATTGCCCTGCTGGCGGAGGGTGAAGAGGCCTGA
- the glpD gene encoding glycerol-3-phosphate dehydrogenase, whose translation MPTSTLPARPLSEVYDIAVIGGGINGVGIAADAAGRGLSVFLCEKDDLASHTSSASSKLIHGGLRYLEHYEFRLVREALAEREVLLAKAPHIVKPMRFVLPHRPHLRPAWMIRAGLFLYDHLGKREKLAGSRSLKFGADSALKAEISKGFEYSDCWVDDARLVVLNAMAAREHGAHVHTQTRCISARRSKGLWQLELERADGSLFSITAKALVNAAGPWVAKFIKDDLKLESPYGIRLIQGSHLIVPKLYEGEHAHILQNEDQRIVFTIPYLDQFTLIGTTDREYTGDPAKVAITEGETDYLLQVVNAHFKKQLSRGDILHSYSGVRPLCNDESDNPSAVTRDYTLALSGTGEEAPLLSVFGGKLTTYRKLAESAMAQLAPYFKQAKPSWTAQATLPGGEHMSTPQALAEAIRKKFDWVPSQIARRWATTYGSRTWRLLEGVHSLNDLGEHLGGGLYTREVDYLCAEEWALKAEDILWRRSKLGLFTTAAEQRQLQDYLQKVEDNRGKIKAA comes from the coding sequence ATGCCCACTTCTACCTTGCCCGCGCGCCCTCTCTCCGAGGTTTACGATATCGCCGTCATTGGCGGTGGGATCAATGGTGTTGGAATTGCCGCGGACGCGGCAGGTCGCGGCTTGTCCGTGTTCCTTTGCGAAAAGGACGATCTGGCCAGCCACACTTCGTCGGCCAGCAGCAAGCTGATCCACGGTGGCCTGCGCTACCTCGAACATTACGAGTTCCGCCTGGTACGCGAAGCCCTGGCCGAGCGTGAAGTGCTCCTGGCCAAGGCGCCGCATATCGTCAAGCCCATGCGTTTTGTCCTGCCGCACCGGCCCCACCTGCGCCCGGCCTGGATGATTCGCGCCGGTCTGTTCCTGTATGACCACCTGGGCAAGCGGGAGAAGCTCGCCGGTTCGCGCAGCCTGAAGTTCGGTGCCGACAGCGCGCTGAAAGCCGAGATCAGCAAAGGCTTCGAATACTCCGACTGCTGGGTCGACGATGCCCGCCTGGTGGTGCTCAACGCCATGGCCGCCCGCGAGCACGGCGCCCATGTGCATACCCAGACCCGCTGCATCAGCGCCCGACGCAGCAAGGGCCTGTGGCAACTGGAACTGGAACGGGCCGACGGCAGCCTGTTCTCCATCACCGCCAAGGCCCTGGTGAACGCGGCCGGCCCCTGGGTCGCCAAGTTCATCAAGGATGACCTGAAACTGGAATCGCCTTACGGCATCCGCCTGATCCAGGGCAGCCACCTGATCGTGCCCAAGCTGTACGAGGGCGAGCACGCGCACATCCTGCAGAACGAAGACCAGCGCATTGTCTTCACCATTCCCTACCTCGATCAGTTCACCCTGATCGGCACCACCGACCGTGAATACACCGGTGACCCGGCCAAGGTCGCAATCACCGAAGGCGAAACCGACTACCTGCTGCAGGTGGTCAACGCGCACTTCAAGAAGCAGCTCAGCCGCGGCGATATCCTGCACAGCTACTCCGGTGTTCGCCCGCTGTGCAACGACGAATCCGACAACCCTTCGGCCGTGACTCGCGACTACACCCTGGCCCTTTCCGGCACTGGCGAGGAAGCTCCGCTGCTGTCAGTGTTCGGCGGCAAGCTGACCACCTACCGCAAGCTGGCGGAATCGGCCATGGCGCAGCTGGCGCCCTACTTCAAGCAGGCCAAGCCGAGCTGGACCGCCCAGGCCACCCTGCCCGGCGGCGAGCACATGAGCACGCCGCAAGCCCTGGCGGAAGCCATCCGCAAGAAATTCGACTGGGTGCCCAGCCAGATCGCCCGCCGCTGGGCCACCACCTATGGCAGCCGCACCTGGCGCCTGCTGGAAGGCGTGCATAGCCTCAACGACCTGGGTGAACACCTGGGGGGCGGCCTGTACACCCGCGAAGTGGATTATCTGTGTGCCGAGGAATGGGCACTGAAGGCCGAGGATATTCTCTGGCGCCGAAGCAAGCTGGGCCTGTTCACCACCGCCGCCGAACAACGGCAGTTGCAGGATTATCTGCAAAAGGTCGAGGACAATCGCGGCAAGATCAAGGCGGCCTGA
- a CDS encoding amino acid ABC transporter ATP-binding protein: protein MISIKNINKWYGDFQVLTDCSTEVKKGEVVVVCGPSGSGKSTLIKCVNALEPFQKGDIVVDGTSIADPKTNLPKLRSRVGMVFQHFELFPHLTITENLTIAQIKVLGRSKEEATKKGLQLLDRVGLAAHAHKHPGQLSGGQQQRVAIARALAMDPIVMLFDEPTSALDPEMVNEVLDVMVQLAQEGMTMMCVTHEMGFARKVANRVIFMDKGQIIEDCQKEEFFGDISARSERAQHFLEKILQH, encoded by the coding sequence ATGATCTCTATCAAGAACATCAACAAGTGGTATGGGGACTTCCAGGTGCTGACTGATTGCAGCACCGAGGTCAAGAAGGGTGAAGTGGTGGTGGTCTGCGGGCCGTCCGGCTCGGGCAAGTCGACCCTGATCAAGTGCGTCAACGCCCTGGAACCCTTCCAGAAGGGCGACATCGTGGTCGACGGCACCTCCATCGCCGACCCCAAGACCAACCTGCCGAAACTGCGCTCCCGCGTGGGCATGGTGTTCCAGCATTTCGAACTGTTCCCGCACCTGACCATCACCGAGAACCTGACCATCGCGCAGATCAAGGTCCTGGGTCGCAGCAAGGAAGAGGCCACCAAGAAAGGCCTGCAACTGCTGGACCGCGTCGGCCTCGCCGCCCACGCCCACAAGCACCCGGGCCAACTGTCCGGCGGCCAGCAACAGCGCGTGGCCATCGCCCGCGCCCTGGCCATGGACCCGATCGTCATGCTGTTCGACGAACCGACCTCGGCCCTGGACCCGGAAATGGTCAATGAAGTGCTGGACGTCATGGTGCAACTGGCCCAGGAAGGCATGACCATGATGTGCGTGACCCACGAAATGGGCTTTGCCCGCAAAGTGGCCAACCGAGTGATTTTCATGGACAAGGGCCAGATCATCGAAGACTGCCAGAAAGAGGAATTCTTCGGCGACATCAGCGCCCGCTCCGAACGTGCCCAGCACTTCCTCGAGAAGATCCTGCAGCACTAA
- a CDS encoding sigma-54-dependent transcriptional regulator: MNNELTVLIVEDDPHVLLGCQQALALEDIPCIGVGSAEEALAQVGDNFPGIVVSDIRLPGIDGLELLTQLKARDRSLPVVLITGHGDISMAVGAMQKGAYDFMEKPFSPERLVDVARRALEQRGLAREVTSLRRQLAERSSLEGRIIGRSPAMQNLRELIANVADTSANVLIEGETGTGKELVARCLHDFSRRHPQQFVALNCGGLPENLFESEIFGHEANAFTGAGKRRIGKIEHAHQGTLFLDEVESMPINLQIKLLRVLQERTLERLGSNQSVAVDCRVIAATKSDLDELSRAKAFRSDLYYRLNVVTLELPPLRERREDILQLFEHFLQQSSLRFDRAVPELDNQTLSSLMSHDWPGNVRELRNVAERFALGLPAFKKTGGSAAQGLGFAEAVEAFERNLLNDALQRSGGNLTQASQELGMAKTTLFDKVKKYGLNH; this comes from the coding sequence ATGAACAACGAGCTGACCGTGCTGATCGTCGAAGACGATCCCCATGTCCTGCTGGGTTGCCAGCAGGCCCTGGCCCTGGAAGACATCCCCTGCATTGGCGTGGGCAGCGCCGAAGAGGCCCTGGCCCAGGTCGGCGACAACTTTCCCGGCATCGTGGTCAGTGACATCCGCCTGCCGGGCATCGACGGCCTGGAACTGCTGACCCAACTCAAGGCCCGGGATCGCAGCCTGCCGGTGGTGCTGATCACCGGTCACGGGGATATTTCCATGGCCGTGGGGGCCATGCAGAAAGGCGCCTACGACTTCATGGAGAAACCCTTTTCTCCCGAGCGCCTGGTGGACGTGGCCCGCCGCGCCCTGGAGCAGCGAGGCCTGGCCCGGGAAGTGACCTCCCTGCGCCGCCAACTGGCCGAACGCAGTTCCCTGGAAGGCCGGATCATCGGGCGCTCGCCGGCCATGCAGAACCTGCGGGAATTGATCGCCAACGTCGCCGATACGTCGGCCAACGTGCTGATCGAAGGCGAAACCGGCACCGGCAAGGAACTGGTCGCCCGCTGCCTGCACGACTTCAGCCGCCGCCACCCGCAACAGTTCGTCGCCCTGAACTGCGGCGGCTTGCCGGAGAACCTGTTCGAAAGCGAGATTTTCGGCCACGAGGCCAACGCCTTCACCGGCGCCGGCAAACGCCGGATCGGCAAGATCGAGCACGCTCACCAGGGCACCCTGTTCCTCGATGAAGTGGAAAGCATGCCGATCAACCTGCAGATCAAGCTGCTGCGGGTATTGCAGGAGCGGACCCTGGAACGCCTGGGTTCGAACCAGAGCGTGGCCGTGGATTGCCGGGTGATCGCCGCCACCAAGTCGGACCTGGACGAGCTGAGCCGGGCCAAGGCATTTCGCAGCGACCTGTACTACCGCCTCAACGTGGTGACCCTGGAACTGCCGCCCCTGCGCGAGCGCCGCGAGGACATCCTGCAACTGTTCGAACACTTTCTGCAGCAGTCGTCCCTGCGCTTCGACCGCGCCGTGCCGGAGCTGGACAACCAGACCCTGTCGAGCCTGATGAGCCACGACTGGCCGGGCAACGTGCGCGAACTGCGCAACGTCGCCGAGCGCTTCGCCCTGGGCCTGCCGGCGTTCAAGAAGACCGGCGGCAGCGCAGCCCAGGGCCTGGGTTTTGCCGAGGCGGTGGAAGCCTTCGAACGCAACCTGCTGAACGACGCCTTGCAGCGCAGCGGCGGCAACCTGACCCAGGCCAGCCAGGAGCTGGGCATGGCCAAGACCACCCTGTTCGACAAGGTCAAGAAGTACGGCCTGAACCACTGA
- a CDS encoding sensor histidine kinase, whose translation MKCDPTLYRAAPPSLAVKPRLIRQLFLPPLVILLMIGLGYIGFWVSEHNGIRTLSENGERQLELHARAVESEISKYTYLPSLLELESSVSRLLDDPSPEHRQTVNQYLEGLNRRSRSRAIYVMDTTGRVLATSNWRDVDSYLGEDLSFRAYFQNAVRGQPGRFYGIGSTNGEPGYYLAHGLEEHGKIIGVAVVKVRLEALEERWQRARLEAFVSDENGIIILSSDPARRLKSVLPLSDDTKERLARSLQYYWFPLNELEPLARERLAEGVEKLTFPANTELESDGKAISYLSQTRPLSDTPWNFTLLTPLQDLRREAINQGILVAVAFALVAFLLIAWNERRKVIATRLAAREALQEANSQLERRITERTADLRASNERLKSQIRERRQAEETLRRAQDELVQAGKLAAIGQMSTSIAHELNQPLAALRTLSGNTVRFLERGALDTASANLKTINELIDRMGRITASLRAFARRGDDQGQASLDKAVDAALQILNARIEPLPLQLHRDFSEQTLQIDQTRLEQILVNLIGNALDAMQAQPAPELWLEGEPGDGKYRLRVRDNGHGIDPEARKHLFEPFFTTKPGEQGLGLGLTLSASLAAATGGSLGVEHPASGGTAFVLSLPLASPTQAESI comes from the coding sequence ATGAAATGCGACCCCACTCTCTATCGCGCCGCGCCGCCATCACTTGCCGTGAAACCCCGTCTGATCCGCCAACTGTTCCTGCCGCCACTGGTCATCCTGCTGATGATCGGCCTGGGCTACATCGGCTTCTGGGTCAGCGAACACAACGGCATCCGCACCCTCAGCGAAAATGGCGAACGCCAGTTGGAGCTGCACGCCCGCGCCGTAGAAAGCGAGATCAGCAAATACACCTATCTGCCCAGCCTGCTGGAACTGGAATCCAGTGTCTCGCGCTTGCTGGACGATCCCTCGCCGGAACACCGGCAGACCGTCAATCAATACCTCGAAGGCCTGAACCGCCGCAGTCGCAGCCGGGCCATCTATGTCATGGACACCACCGGCCGGGTACTGGCCACCAGCAACTGGCGTGACGTCGACAGCTACCTGGGTGAGGACCTGTCGTTTCGCGCCTACTTCCAGAACGCCGTGCGCGGCCAGCCCGGACGCTTCTACGGCATCGGCAGCACCAACGGCGAACCCGGCTACTACCTGGCCCACGGCCTGGAAGAGCACGGCAAAATCATTGGCGTGGCGGTGGTCAAGGTGCGCCTGGAAGCCCTGGAGGAGCGCTGGCAGCGCGCCCGTCTGGAAGCCTTCGTCAGCGACGAGAACGGCATCATCATCCTCTCCAGCGACCCGGCGCGGCGTCTCAAGTCGGTCCTCCCCCTGAGCGACGACACCAAGGAGCGCCTGGCCCGCAGCCTGCAGTACTACTGGTTCCCGCTCAACGAACTCGAACCCCTGGCCCGGGAACGCCTGGCCGAAGGCGTGGAGAAACTGACCTTCCCCGCCAACACCGAACTCGAGTCCGACGGCAAGGCCATCAGCTACCTGTCCCAGACCCGCCCCCTGAGCGACACCCCGTGGAATTTCACCCTGCTCACCCCCTTGCAGGACCTGCGCCGCGAAGCCATCAACCAGGGCATCCTGGTGGCCGTGGCGTTTGCCCTGGTGGCGTTCTTGCTGATCGCCTGGAACGAGCGGCGCAAGGTCATCGCCACGCGCCTGGCCGCCCGTGAAGCCCTGCAGGAAGCCAACAGCCAGCTGGAGCGCCGAATCACCGAGCGCACCGCCGACCTGCGGGCCAGCAACGAGCGGCTCAAGAGCCAGATCCGCGAACGCCGCCAGGCCGAGGAAACCCTGCGCCGGGCCCAGGACGAGCTGGTCCAGGCCGGCAAGCTGGCGGCCATCGGCCAGATGTCCACCAGCATCGCCCACGAGCTCAACCAGCCCCTGGCGGCGCTGCGCACCTTGTCCGGCAACACCGTGCGCTTTCTTGAGCGCGGCGCCCTGGACACCGCCAGCGCCAACCTCAAGACCATCAACGAACTGATCGACCGCATGGGCCGCATCACCGCCAGCCTGCGCGCCTTCGCCCGCCGCGGCGACGACCAGGGCCAGGCCAGCCTGGACAAGGCGGTGGACGCCGCCCTGCAGATCCTCAACGCCCGCATCGAACCCCTGCCCCTGCAACTGCACCGCGACTTCAGCGAACAGACCCTGCAGATCGACCAGACCCGCCTGGAGCAGATCCTGGTCAACCTGATCGGCAATGCCCTGGACGCCATGCAGGCGCAGCCGGCGCCGGAACTGTGGCTGGAAGGCGAACCCGGCGACGGCAAGTACCGTCTGCGGGTACGCGACAACGGCCACGGCATCGATCCCGAGGCGCGCAAGCATCTGTTCGAACCCTTCTTCACCACCAAACCCGGCGAGCAGGGCCTGGGCCTGGGCCTGACCCTGTCCGCCAGCCTCGCCGCCGCCACCGGCGGCAGCCTGGGGGTGGAACATCCGGCAAGCGGCGGCACCGCCTTTGTCCTCAGCTTGCCCCTGGCAAGCCCCACTCAAGCCGAGTCGATATGA
- a CDS encoding GlpM family protein, translated as MLKAALGAAVVVILAALAKTRNYYIAGLVPLFPTFALIAHYIVGKGRSLDDLKTTILFGMWSIIPYFVYLATLYVMVDRLRLEASLAVAAVAWLIAATILVSVWVRLHA; from the coding sequence TTGTTGAAGGCCGCCCTGGGCGCGGCGGTGGTGGTGATTCTGGCGGCCCTGGCCAAGACCCGGAACTACTACATCGCCGGGCTGGTGCCGCTGTTCCCGACCTTTGCCCTGATCGCCCACTACATCGTCGGCAAGGGCCGCTCGCTCGACGACCTGAAGACCACCATCCTGTTCGGCATGTGGTCGATCATTCCCTACTTCGTCTACCTGGCGACCCTGTATGTGATGGTTGACCGCCTGCGCCTGGAAGCGTCCCTGGCGGTGGCCGCCGTGGCCTGGCTGATAGCCGCGACGATCCTGGTCAGCGTCTGGGTCCGCCTCCACGCCTGA
- a CDS encoding amino acid ABC transporter permease has translation MEFDFSGIIPAIPGLWNGMLMTLKLMVMGVVGGIILGTLLALMRLSHNKLLSNLAGAYVNYFRSIPLLLVITWFYLAVPFVLRWITGEDTPIGAFTSCIVAFMMFEAAYFCEIVRAGVQSIPKGQMGAAQALGMSYGQTMRLIILPQAFRKMTPLLLQQSIILFQDTSLVYTVGLVDFLNASRSSGDIIGRSNEFLIIAGLVYFTISFAASLLVKRLQKRFAV, from the coding sequence ATGGAATTCGACTTCTCGGGCATCATCCCGGCCATTCCCGGCCTGTGGAACGGCATGCTGATGACCCTCAAGCTGATGGTCATGGGCGTGGTCGGCGGGATCATCCTCGGCACCTTGCTGGCCCTGATGCGCTTGTCCCACAACAAGCTGCTGTCGAACCTGGCCGGTGCCTACGTCAACTACTTCCGCTCGATCCCGCTGCTGCTGGTGATCACCTGGTTCTATCTGGCGGTGCCTTTCGTACTGCGCTGGATCACCGGCGAAGACACCCCGATCGGCGCCTTCACCTCGTGCATCGTGGCCTTCATGATGTTCGAAGCGGCGTACTTCTGCGAAATCGTCCGCGCCGGCGTGCAGTCCATTCCCAAGGGCCAGATGGGCGCCGCCCAGGCACTGGGCATGAGCTATGGCCAGACCATGCGCCTGATCATCCTGCCCCAGGCGTTCCGCAAGATGACCCCTTTGCTGCTGCAGCAGAGCATCATCCTGTTCCAGGACACCTCCCTGGTGTACACCGTGGGCCTGGTGGACTTCCTCAACGCCTCGCGTTCCAGCGGCGACATCATCGGCCGCTCCAATGAATTCCTGATCATCGCTGGTCTGGTCTATTTCACAATCAGCTTTGCCGCCTCGCTGCTGGTCAAGCGTCTGCAAAAAAGGTTCGCCGTATGA
- a CDS encoding arginase, with amino-acid sequence MNILDLDHSLTAQEPIVRRLNSGQARRLDLLDLGPKLRLWSTERTYRHFTERLGQRPRHSGPQPEIFFVGSGDYHHLTPAFLGDLKEPVSLIHFDNHPDWVRFAPRRHCGSWVNRALQLPNIQRIVTLGPCSEDLHNPQLRGGNLGALKHGKLQLFPWQHAPSKVWGRVGDGAGHQQQENLLHWRNLADLDWAAFLAQMIDSLPTEAVWITIDKDVLASEDAATNWDQGGMRLTHLLQALRALAARKRILGIDVCGEFAKPAFSNAFKRWEAKSDQPPAERWSQDDLLRNSVTNEALISLFEELFP; translated from the coding sequence TTGAATATCTTAGATCTCGACCACAGCCTGACCGCCCAGGAGCCCATTGTCCGGCGCCTGAACAGCGGCCAGGCACGACGCCTGGACCTGCTGGACCTGGGCCCCAAGCTGCGCCTCTGGTCCACCGAACGCACCTACCGCCACTTCACCGAGCGCCTGGGCCAACGCCCCCGGCACAGCGGCCCGCAGCCGGAAATCTTCTTCGTCGGCTCCGGTGACTATCACCACCTGACCCCGGCCTTTCTCGGCGACCTCAAAGAGCCGGTGAGCCTGATCCACTTCGACAACCACCCCGACTGGGTACGCTTCGCCCCGCGCCGGCACTGCGGCTCCTGGGTCAACCGGGCGCTGCAGCTGCCGAATATCCAGCGCATCGTCACCTTGGGCCCTTGCAGCGAAGATTTGCATAATCCGCAACTGCGCGGCGGCAACCTCGGCGCCCTGAAGCACGGCAAACTGCAGCTGTTTCCCTGGCAGCACGCGCCGTCCAAGGTCTGGGGCCGGGTCGGCGACGGCGCCGGGCATCAACAGCAGGAAAACCTCCTGCACTGGCGCAACCTGGCGGACCTGGACTGGGCCGCCTTCCTCGCGCAGATGATCGACAGCCTGCCCACCGAAGCGGTGTGGATCACCATCGACAAGGACGTGCTGGCCAGCGAAGACGCCGCCACCAACTGGGACCAGGGCGGCATGCGCCTGACCCACCTGCTGCAGGCACTGCGGGCACTGGCGGCGCGCAAGCGCATCCTGGGCATCGACGTCTGCGGCGAGTTCGCCAAACCGGCCTTCAGCAACGCCTTCAAACGCTGGGAAGCCAAGTCCGACCAGCCCCCGGCCGAACGCTGGAGCCAGGACGACCTGCTGCGCAACTCGGTGACCAATGAAGCCCTGATTTCGCTGTTCGAGGAGCTGTTCCCGTGA